AGCCGGCGAAGCCGGGCAGCCAGTCCAGTTCCGTCTCCGGCAGCCGCCGCTCGCCCGCGACGCCGTACATGATCTGCAGGTCGGCCGGGTTGCCCGCGACCGCGCGCAGCAGCCAGTCGCGCCACGCGGACGCCTCCTCGTGGTAGCCGGCGCTGAGCAGCGCGCCGAGGGTGAGGGTGGAGTCGCGCAGCCAGCAGTACCGGTAGTCCCAGTTGCGCACGCCGCCCGGCTTCTCCGGCAGGGAGGTGGTCGCGGCCGCGACGATCCCGCCGGTCGGGGCGTAGGTGAGCGCCTTCAGGGTGATCAGGGAGCGGACGACCGCGTCCCGGTGGGGGCCGGCGTAGCGGCACTGCCGGGCCCAGCACCGCCAGTCGGTGACGCTGCTCTCGAGGGCCTCGTAGGGGTCGGCGAGCGGCGGGCGGCGCTCGTGCGAGGGGTGCCAGGTGAGCACGAACGCCACCCGTTCGCCCTCGGCGACGGTGAACTCGGAGTGGGTGCCGAAGTCCTCGCCCCAGGTGTGCACGGCCGGCTCGGAGCGCAGCCACGCCGAGTCGGGTCCCGCGACGGCCACCCGGTGCCCGTCCGAGCGGCGCACCCACGGTGTGATCGAGCCGTAGTCGAAGCGCAGCCGCAGGGTGCTGCGGACGGTGACCCGGCCGCCGGTCCCCTCGACGATGCGTACGACGTCGGGGGCCCGGTCGCGCTGCGGCATCAGGTCGGTGACGCGGACCGAGCCGTCGGGGGTCTCCCACTCGGTGTCGAGGACGAGGGTGTCGGGCCGGTAGGCGCGCCGGGCGCAGGTGCCGGCTCCCTTCGGGGCGATCCGCCAGTAGCCGTGGTCCTCGTCGCCCAGCAGCCGGGCGAAGCAGGCGCCGGAGTCGAAGCGGGGCAGGCAGAGCCAGTCGATCGAGCCGTCCCTGCCGACCAGTGCGGCCGTCTGCTCGTCACCGATGAGGGCGTAGTCCTCGATGCGCGCGTTCACGGGATGCGGTTTCCCGGCGGATCAGGGGGCCAATCAGCGGTGCGCCGGGGGGGGTGAGGGGCGTGCGGCGGTGCCGGGTCACACGGCGGCCGGTGCGCTCTCCTCCGGCTTCGCCTCCGCCGCGGCCTCCTCGCGCTCGCGGATCTCCCGGCGGGCCAGGAACCACCAGCCGACCGGGACGCCCGCGGCGAACAGCCACCACTGGATCATGTAGGCGTAGTTCAGCGGGGCGTCCTCGCTGCCGGGATCGGAGATCTGCTCCGGGCCGCCCTTGGGCGTGGGCGCGGTCTGCTCGACATAGCCGCCGAGCACCTGCGCGCCGAGCCGGTGCGCCTCCTGCTCGCTGTTGATCAGCATGACCTGCCGGTCGGGCAGGCCCTTGACGTTCTTGATGCCGCTCGCCGCGGTCGTCTCGTCGGCCATCAGCCGCCCGGTGATGGTGGTCCGGTCGGACGGCGGGGCGGGGATCTTCGGGAACGCGGTCTGCGCGCCGTCCG
This genomic interval from Streptomyces sp. NBC_00557 contains the following:
- a CDS encoding SURF1 family cytochrome oxidase biogenesis protein, translating into MHRYRFLLSRQWVILTLVAIALIPTMIRLGFWQKHRYEERTARNDLVSAALHARPVPVERLSSPGHAVTRTERYRTVTATGTFDTARQEVVRRRTNSDGEVGFHVLTPFVLTDGKVLLVNRGWIPADGAQTAFPKIPAPPSDRTTITGRLMADETTAASGIKNVKGLPDRQVMLINSEQEAHRLGAQVLGGYVEQTAPTPKGGPEQISDPGSEDAPLNYAYMIQWWLFAAGVPVGWWFLARREIREREEAAAEAKPEESAPAAV
- a CDS encoding glycoside hydrolase family 15 protein, coding for MNARIEDYALIGDEQTAALVGRDGSIDWLCLPRFDSGACFARLLGDEDHGYWRIAPKGAGTCARRAYRPDTLVLDTEWETPDGSVRVTDLMPQRDRAPDVVRIVEGTGGRVTVRSTLRLRFDYGSITPWVRRSDGHRVAVAGPDSAWLRSEPAVHTWGEDFGTHSEFTVAEGERVAFVLTWHPSHERRPPLADPYEALESSVTDWRCWARQCRYAGPHRDAVVRSLITLKALTYAPTGGIVAAATTSLPEKPGGVRNWDYRYCWLRDSTLTLGALLSAGYHEEASAWRDWLLRAVAGNPADLQIMYGVAGERRLPETELDWLPGFAGSAPVRIGNGAVDQLQLDVYGEVMDSLALARSAGLSPRPHMWAMQRSLMGFLETAWRQPDEGLWEVRGGRQQFVHSKVMVWVAADRAVRTLERYRDLDGDLEGWRRLREEVHQEVCEKGFDPGRNTFTQYYGSRELDAALLLIPRVGFLPPDDPRVVGTVDAIREDLGHGGFLRRYDTEDSVIDGLPSGEGAFLACSFWLADALHMTGRTKEARDLFDRLVGLCNDVGLLAEEYDPVDGCQLGNFPQAFSHIGLVNTALTLHGDEQAG